The Caballeronia sp. SL2Y3 genome includes a window with the following:
- a CDS encoding GspE/PulE family protein has protein sequence MNEAVSAPARRRQQQVWDDAGHDPAAYLETVASMLHLRAFDAAALETLEPRFDLLSFGDAASRKCLLAADPSRTEAKLWLLLADPFDPLLRAWAMNRVKKPFAFGICVPSELMAFLALHESAHQALMQINVEGQSAAIADAGVEITLATLAADSHPVIRLVNSSLYDALKARASDIHIESTATGLVIKYRIDGVLQETASANGIDTAEQVLSRLKVMADLDIGERRIPQDGRFKAIISQREIDFRVSIMPSIHGEDAVLRVLDKQRGEATTSALRLDSIGHEPEIVHAIRKIAHEPYGLLLVTGPTGSGKSTTLYATLTEINTGDEKIITIEDPVEYELAGVLQIPINDKKGLTFARGLRSILRHDPDKILVGEIRDGETANIAVQAALTGHLVLTSVHANNVFSVLDRFLHMGVDMHSFVDALLGAVAQRLMRKNCPHCVRDDDPPDDAMLRASALSREQVANWRFRRGAGCEMCRRTGYLGRQPIAEVLRLNDAIKQCFVERRPIMELKQLAYDSGFVPIRQIALRAVADGRTTLAEVNRVTIVEN, from the coding sequence ATGAACGAAGCCGTCAGCGCACCGGCTCGCCGGCGTCAGCAACAGGTCTGGGACGACGCCGGCCACGATCCCGCCGCCTATCTCGAGACGGTCGCGAGCATGCTCCACTTGCGCGCATTCGACGCCGCCGCGCTCGAAACGCTCGAACCGCGCTTCGACCTGCTCTCCTTCGGCGATGCCGCCTCGCGCAAATGCCTGCTCGCCGCCGATCCGAGCCGGACGGAAGCCAAACTCTGGCTCCTGCTCGCCGATCCCTTCGACCCGCTCTTGCGCGCCTGGGCGATGAACCGCGTCAAGAAGCCGTTCGCCTTCGGAATCTGCGTGCCGTCGGAGTTGATGGCGTTCCTCGCGCTGCACGAATCGGCGCATCAGGCGCTCATGCAGATCAATGTCGAAGGCCAGTCGGCGGCGATCGCGGATGCGGGCGTCGAAATCACGCTGGCGACGCTCGCCGCCGACTCGCATCCGGTCATACGGCTCGTCAATTCGTCGCTGTACGACGCGCTCAAGGCTCGCGCATCGGATATCCATATCGAAAGCACGGCGACGGGACTCGTCATCAAGTACCGCATCGACGGCGTGTTGCAGGAAACCGCGAGCGCGAACGGCATCGACACGGCGGAACAAGTGCTCTCGCGCCTGAAGGTGATGGCGGATCTCGACATCGGCGAGCGGCGCATTCCGCAGGACGGGCGCTTCAAGGCGATCATCAGCCAGCGCGAGATCGATTTTCGCGTGTCCATCATGCCGTCGATCCACGGCGAGGATGCCGTCCTGCGCGTGCTCGACAAACAGCGCGGCGAAGCGACGACGAGCGCGCTGCGGCTCGATTCGATCGGTCACGAGCCGGAGATCGTCCACGCGATCCGCAAGATCGCGCACGAGCCGTACGGCCTTCTGCTCGTGACGGGACCGACAGGCTCCGGCAAATCGACGACGCTCTACGCCACGCTCACCGAGATCAACACGGGCGACGAGAAGATCATCACCATCGAAGATCCGGTCGAGTACGAACTCGCGGGCGTGCTGCAAATCCCGATCAACGACAAAAAAGGGCTGACCTTCGCGCGCGGGCTGCGCTCGATCCTGCGCCACGATCCCGACAAGATTCTCGTCGGCGAGATTCGCGACGGCGAGACCGCGAACATCGCGGTGCAGGCGGCGCTTACGGGTCACCTCGTGCTCACCTCCGTGCACGCGAACAACGTGTTCTCCGTGCTCGACCGCTTTCTGCACATGGGCGTCGACATGCACAGTTTCGTCGATGCCCTGCTCGGCGCGGTCGCGCAACGGTTGATGCGCAAGAACTGCCCGCACTGCGTGCGCGACGACGATCCGCCCGACGACGCCATGCTGCGCGCCTCGGCGCTTTCGCGCGAGCAGGTGGCGAACTGGCGCTTCAGGCGCGGCGCGGGCTGCGAGATGTGCCGGCGCACCGGTTATCTCGGGCGTCAGCCGATTGCCGAAGTGCTGCGTCTGAACGATGCGATCAAGCAGTGCTTCGTCGAGCGGCGCCCGATCATGGAACTGAAGCAACTGGCCTACGACAGCGGCTTCGTGCCGATCCGGCAGATCGCGCTGCGCGCGGTGGCCGACGGGCGCACGACGCTCGCCGAAGTCAATCGCGTCACCATCGTCGAAAACTAG
- a CDS encoding lytic transglycosylase domain-containing protein, protein MEAQKRAHHNAVLETARGTMRACLFACALCACHAHAATMLRCESDDNTVSYVSERIEHARCSRVPMNWRQQALPATSASASAPAMPRPVALRRREATTRIYSYVEDGVRHYLTRKPQGVAASVSVIELHYIETCNLCEPAADVNVAALSLDTRSYQREIDAAAASFGVDRALVRAVIHAESGYRADAISGKGAQGLMQLMPATAARFDVGDPFDAAQNIRGGVRYLAWLLRRFGGDVDLALAAYNSGEGAVARHDGVPPYAETQAYVSRVKLLVDRYRAVR, encoded by the coding sequence ATGGAAGCACAAAAGCGCGCGCATCACAACGCCGTGCTTGAAACAGCGCGCGGCACGATGCGAGCGTGTCTCTTCGCGTGCGCGCTGTGCGCCTGTCACGCGCACGCGGCGACCATGCTGCGCTGCGAGTCCGACGACAACACGGTGAGCTATGTCAGCGAGCGCATCGAACATGCGCGATGCAGCCGTGTGCCGATGAACTGGCGGCAACAGGCGTTGCCCGCGACCAGCGCGTCTGCGTCCGCGCCCGCCATGCCGCGCCCCGTCGCGTTGCGGCGGCGCGAAGCCACGACGCGCATCTACAGCTACGTCGAGGACGGCGTGCGGCACTATCTCACGCGCAAGCCGCAAGGCGTCGCAGCGAGCGTGTCGGTGATCGAGCTGCACTACATCGAAACGTGCAATCTGTGCGAGCCCGCCGCGGACGTGAACGTCGCCGCGCTCTCGCTCGACACGCGTTCATACCAACGCGAGATCGACGCGGCGGCGGCATCGTTCGGCGTGGATCGCGCGCTGGTGCGAGCCGTGATTCACGCCGAATCGGGATACCGCGCCGACGCTATCTCGGGCAAGGGCGCGCAGGGTCTCATGCAGTTGATGCCCGCGACGGCAGCGCGCTTCGACGTGGGCGATCCGTTCGACGCCGCGCAGAACATCCGCGGCGGCGTGCGCTATCTCGCGTGGCTTCTGCGGCGCTTCGGCGGCGACGTCGACCTTGCGCTCGCGGCCTACAACAGCGGCGAAGGCGCGGTTGCGCGTCATGACGGCGTGCCGCCCTATGCCGAGACGCAGGCGTACGTTTCGCGCGTGAAGCTGCTCGTGGACCGCTATCGCGCTGTGCGCTAG
- a CDS encoding type II secretion system protein encodes MQRGFTIIELLVTLAILAALAMVAAPLVQVAAQHQREDELRRALWSIRDAIDAYKKAGDEGKMDRAPGDAGYPPKLATLVEGVVDKTSPTHARIYFLRRVPRDPMCDCPSRSDEATWGKRSYASDAESPAEGDDVYDVYSLSEGTGLNGIPYRRW; translated from the coding sequence ATGCAACGAGGCTTCACGATCATCGAACTGCTGGTGACGCTCGCGATTCTCGCCGCGCTCGCCATGGTCGCCGCGCCGCTCGTTCAGGTGGCGGCGCAGCATCAGCGGGAGGACGAACTGCGTCGCGCGCTGTGGAGCATTCGCGATGCGATCGACGCGTACAAGAAAGCCGGCGACGAAGGAAAGATGGATCGCGCGCCAGGCGATGCGGGCTATCCGCCGAAGCTTGCGACGCTCGTCGAAGGCGTGGTCGACAAGACCAGTCCCACGCACGCGCGCATCTACTTCCTGCGGCGCGTGCCGCGCGATCCGATGTGCGACTGCCCGAGCCGTTCGGACGAGGCCACGTGGGGCAAGCGCAGCTACGCGAGCGACGCGGAATCGCCCGCCGAAGGAGACGACGTCTACGACGTGTATTCGCTCTCGGAAGGCACGGGACTCAACGGCATTCCCTACCGGAGATGGTGA
- a CDS encoding type II secretion system protein, with product MLRKLRRAFTLIELLVVLAIIATLLTIVVPRYFGQADKAKETVLHENLAAMRDSIDHFRADQGRYPQSLDELVQKHYLREVPLDPVAMSRSTWTVEPPADGTPGVYNVRSGAKGKAKDGTDYSAW from the coding sequence ATGCTACGCAAGCTGCGTCGCGCGTTCACGCTGATCGAGCTGCTCGTGGTGCTGGCGATCATCGCGACGCTGCTGACGATCGTCGTGCCGCGCTACTTCGGCCAGGCGGACAAGGCGAAGGAAACGGTGCTGCACGAAAACCTCGCCGCGATGCGCGATTCGATCGACCACTTTCGCGCGGATCAGGGCCGCTACCCGCAATCGCTCGACGAACTCGTGCAGAAGCACTATCTGCGCGAGGTTCCGCTGGACCCCGTTGCCATGAGCCGCTCGACATGGACTGTCGAGCCGCCCGCCGACGGAACGCCGGGCGTCTACAACGTGCGCAGCGGCGCGAAAGGCAAGGCGAAAGATGGCACCGATTACAGCGCGTGGTAG
- a CDS encoding type II secretion system protein, which produces MAPITARGRQRGFGMLWALMSVAVIGIYLMKVGEVWSTQTQRAKEDELLRRGDAIRAAIKAYVKADKSGAFPKELKDLTRDPRASFVRRYLRQPYDDPMTGGEWQTIRGPGGELYGVYSASTQAPLKKDGFSDSDASFATQTSYSEWKFTHFPDRGMTRR; this is translated from the coding sequence ATGGCACCGATTACAGCGCGTGGTAGGCAACGCGGCTTCGGCATGTTGTGGGCGCTGATGTCCGTGGCGGTCATCGGCATCTATCTGATGAAGGTCGGCGAGGTGTGGAGCACGCAGACGCAGCGCGCGAAGGAAGACGAACTGCTGCGTCGGGGCGACGCGATACGCGCAGCCATCAAGGCGTACGTCAAGGCGGACAAGAGCGGTGCGTTCCCGAAGGAATTGAAGGACCTCACACGCGATCCGCGCGCGTCGTTCGTGCGGCGCTACCTGCGCCAGCCCTACGACGATCCCATGACGGGCGGCGAGTGGCAAACCATTCGCGGGCCGGGCGGCGAGTTGTACGGCGTCTATAGCGCATCGACGCAAGCGCCGCTCAAGAAGGACGGATTCTCCGACAGCGACGCGAGCTTCGCGACGCAGACGAGCTATTCGGAGTGGAAGTTCACCCATTTCCCCGACAGAGGCATGACCCGGCGCTGA
- a CDS encoding glycoside hydrolase family 19 protein produces MSSIRRKLAVLPAALLLHAGAALAQEAWREGATYSAGATVTYNGRVYQALQTHTAYPGAGWTPSASPTLWRDVGAADAVPAPAPAPAPAPAPAPAPAPAPAPAPAPAPAPAPAPAPAPAPAPAPAPAPAPAPAGCYAAWSSSQTYAQPDTRVTYNGRNYRNKWWTQGDNPAQSGMYGVWEDLGACGGAPAPAPAPAPAPAPAPAPAPAPAPSPAPAPAPAPTPAPAPAPAPAPAPAPAPTPTPAPAPSPSPAPAPAPAPTPAPAPSAAYKPKITYIAEPAGYPTPAQLSATEKTLVDQTNGLIAIVRDALRVLPDDDVNAVVPGRAANPSNVKRVESIIDEQKFDQLFPVRDIRYSYVNFLRGVAKFPAYCGDYADGRDALAICRKLLATSFAHFTQETGANWPSLTPAQVRSGYPDHNNAVLAKMPQDTPIPFWQQALWFLRESGYQEGSAVGAYQQCEPGSHATNWIFYACAKNSAGRYLDYFGRGAKQLSWNYNFGPFSQALYNDPNILLDNPGRVADTWLNFASAIWFAVTPQTPKPPMTWAIDGTWKPNAVDLGNNMKPGFGATVFIINGGIECGKGGAEQPQVTNRINAYKEMARELGVTIPADEPLGCANMRGFNEGSAAALKAYLDKDYSWADGKPVTGCKVVDYGMPFSLVNPGDYKACTDYFFRGKVEYNGQIVIDNTK; encoded by the coding sequence ATGTCATCGATTCGAAGAAAGCTGGCGGTGCTGCCCGCCGCATTGCTGCTCCATGCCGGCGCGGCGCTCGCGCAGGAAGCATGGCGCGAGGGCGCGACCTATTCGGCCGGCGCGACCGTGACGTACAACGGGCGCGTGTATCAGGCGTTGCAGACGCACACGGCGTATCCCGGCGCGGGATGGACGCCATCGGCGTCGCCGACGTTGTGGCGCGATGTGGGCGCGGCCGACGCGGTGCCTGCGCCTGCTCCTGCTCCTGCTCCTGCTCCTGCTCCTGCTCCGGCTCCGGCTCCGGCTCCGGCTCCTGCGCCTGCGCCTGCGCCTGCGCCTGCGCCTGCGCCTGCGCCTGCGCCTGCGCCTGCGCCTGCGCCTGCGCCTGCGCCTGCGCCTGCGCCTGCAGGATGCTATGCGGCCTGGTCGTCGAGTCAAACCTATGCGCAGCCCGACACCCGCGTGACATACAACGGCCGAAACTATCGCAACAAGTGGTGGACGCAAGGCGACAACCCCGCGCAATCGGGCATGTATGGCGTCTGGGAAGACCTCGGCGCATGCGGCGGAGCGCCTGCGCCTGCGCCTGCGCCTGCACCTGCTCCTGCTCCTGCACCTGCACCTGCACCTGCGCCTGCGCCTTCGCCCGCACCCGCTCCTGCTCCTGCACCAACGCCGGCACCGGCACCTGCGCCCGCACCTGCCCCCGCCCCTGCTCCCGCACCAACGCCGACGCCAGCACCGGCTCCATCGCCATCACCGGCGCCTGCCCCTGCTCCAGCTCCCACGCCCGCGCCCGCCCCGAGCGCCGCCTATAAACCGAAGATCACCTACATCGCCGAACCGGCGGGCTATCCGACGCCCGCGCAATTGAGCGCCACCGAGAAGACGCTCGTCGATCAGACCAACGGCCTCATCGCGATCGTGCGCGACGCGCTGCGCGTCTTGCCCGACGACGACGTCAATGCCGTCGTCCCCGGCCGCGCGGCGAATCCGTCGAACGTGAAGCGTGTCGAGTCGATCATCGACGAGCAGAAGTTCGATCAGCTCTTCCCGGTGCGCGACATCCGCTACTCGTATGTGAACTTCCTGCGCGGCGTCGCGAAGTTCCCGGCGTATTGCGGCGACTATGCGGACGGACGCGATGCGCTCGCCATCTGCCGCAAGCTGCTCGCGACATCGTTCGCGCACTTCACGCAGGAAACCGGCGCAAACTGGCCATCGCTCACGCCCGCGCAAGTGCGCTCCGGGTATCCGGACCACAACAACGCCGTGCTCGCCAAGATGCCTCAGGACACGCCGATTCCCTTCTGGCAGCAGGCGCTGTGGTTCCTGCGCGAATCGGGATATCAGGAAGGATCGGCGGTCGGCGCGTATCAGCAATGCGAGCCGGGCTCGCACGCGACCAACTGGATCTTCTATGCGTGCGCGAAGAATTCGGCGGGCCGCTATCTCGACTACTTCGGACGCGGCGCGAAGCAACTGTCGTGGAACTATAACTTCGGGCCATTTTCGCAGGCGCTCTACAACGATCCGAACATCCTGCTCGACAATCCGGGCCGCGTCGCGGATACGTGGCTCAACTTCGCGTCGGCGATCTGGTTCGCGGTGACGCCGCAAACGCCCAAACCGCCGATGACCTGGGCTATCGACGGCACCTGGAAGCCGAATGCGGTCGACCTCGGCAACAACATGAAGCCGGGCTTCGGCGCGACGGTGTTCATCATCAACGGCGGCATCGAATGCGGCAAAGGCGGCGCCGAGCAGCCGCAAGTCACCAACCGCATCAACGCGTACAAGGAAATGGCGCGCGAACTCGGCGTCACTATCCCGGCCGACGAACCGCTCGGCTGCGCCAACATGCGCGGCTTCAACGAAGGCTCGGCGGCGGCGCTCAAGGCCTATCTCGACAAGGACTATTCGTGGGCCGACGGCAAGCCCGTGACCGGATGCAAGGTCGTCGACTACGGCATGCCCTTCTCGCTCGTCAATCCGGGCGATTACAAAGCCTGCACGGACTACTTCTTCCGGGGCAAGGTCGAATACAACGGACAGATCGTGATCGACAACACGAAGTAG
- a CDS encoding type II secretion system F family protein has protein sequence MTSAPVIMRYRARVDSESGPQYLELDADDEAQLRMRLAEMGLSLVDAAPLDPKKRGFSLRKPVFERGLFTQELIALLEAGLSLVETVETLRDKSKEGLNRTVLQGIVAALYEGEPLSRALERQPEHFPPLYVATVASAEQTGHLAEALKRYHHYDARLSTVRKKVVSSMVYPSIVIGTGAMIILFMAFYVIPKFSQVFATMKDMPFTVRMMLAWGKLVEAHGGVLLAALFAALAGAALSLRSAKVRERLMSAFFRLPKLADYQRLFGLTRFYRTLGLLLAGGMSMVTSLELAAQVLPAHLRSALSEALDEIRAGKPLSGALPAANLTTPVAERLIRVGEQSGELADMVTRSAEFCDEELDRAIDTLMRVVEPVLMLAVGGIVGTIIFLLYMPIFQLAGAVG, from the coding sequence ATGACGAGCGCACCGGTCATCATGCGATATCGCGCCCGGGTGGATAGCGAAAGCGGCCCGCAGTATCTCGAACTCGACGCCGACGACGAAGCGCAGTTGCGCATGCGGCTCGCGGAAATGGGTCTCTCGCTCGTCGACGCCGCGCCGCTCGACCCGAAAAAGCGCGGCTTCTCGTTGCGCAAGCCGGTGTTCGAGCGCGGGCTCTTCACGCAGGAACTCATTGCGCTGCTCGAAGCCGGACTCAGCCTCGTCGAGACGGTGGAAACGCTGCGCGACAAGAGCAAGGAAGGCTTGAACCGGACCGTGCTGCAAGGCATCGTCGCGGCGCTGTACGAAGGCGAGCCGCTCTCGCGCGCGCTCGAACGTCAGCCCGAACACTTTCCGCCGCTGTATGTGGCGACGGTGGCATCGGCGGAGCAGACCGGGCATCTGGCCGAGGCGCTCAAACGCTATCACCATTACGACGCGCGGCTCTCGACGGTGCGCAAGAAAGTCGTGTCGTCGATGGTGTACCCGTCGATCGTCATCGGCACGGGCGCCATGATCATCCTGTTCATGGCGTTCTACGTGATCCCCAAGTTCAGCCAGGTTTTCGCGACGATGAAGGACATGCCCTTCACCGTCCGCATGATGCTCGCGTGGGGCAAGCTGGTGGAGGCGCACGGCGGCGTACTGCTCGCGGCGCTCTTCGCGGCGCTTGCCGGCGCGGCTCTGTCGCTGCGCAGCGCGAAGGTACGCGAGCGGCTGATGTCGGCGTTCTTCCGCTTGCCGAAGCTCGCGGATTACCAGCGCCTCTTCGGCCTTACGCGCTTTTATCGCACGCTCGGGCTGCTGCTCGCAGGCGGCATGTCGATGGTGACATCGCTCGAACTGGCCGCACAGGTCTTGCCCGCGCATCTGCGAAGTGCATTGTCCGAGGCGCTCGACGAGATTCGCGCAGGCAAGCCGCTATCCGGCGCGCTGCCCGCCGCGAACCTGACGACGCCGGTGGCCGAGCGGCTCATCCGCGTCGGCGAACAGAGCGGCGAGCTCGCCGACATGGTGACGCGCTCCGCCGAGTTCTGCGACGAGGAACTCGACCGCGCCATCGACACGCTCATGCGCGTCGTCGAACCGGTGCTGATGCTCGCGGTGGGCGGCATCGTCGGAACCATCATCTTCTTGCTGTACATGCCGATCTTTCAATTGGCCGGCGCGGTGGGGTGA
- a CDS encoding secretin N-terminal domain-containing protein, producing MIRLKDVAVWLLLPLLSSCAGELHRQDLQNRLAGMPPDAQLDLLAQQSAEYPDDLEIKSWYMSLRRRLSVEYLQRATVAYRAGDSAQALAWARRAQAAAPGDDQPRELIEWINRQAAIDGALQYAESIRVDQPQAALAIATDTLARQPENARAARLRDELLTPKAADLAPRLNKDMDQPITVQFRDQPLISIFELMSNITGLNFSFDRDVQSGAPTTIYASNTPVKQVLTMVLQANQLSSKVVGDNAILIYPKRPDKETEYRDLVVRTFYLTNSSAAQVLGVLKQMVKTRDAVLDERTNAIVMRDAPETLKVAERIIRALDVTPAEVVIDAQILEVSSSDLLHLGIQYPDNIVFGLQSGTAADQTTLPPNTVTLQQLRNLNSSDVLVRIGPVGIDFLQTQGKTRTLANPSIRVRNREKAKVLIGDRLPVVTTTLSSNFSSESVNYQDVGLSLEVAPVIVNNDEVQVKLHMEVSNVTDTITTSTGLVAYQIGTRTADTVMSVRNNETQMLAGLLQRNERAAASGLPGLSRLPLLDRIFGDRTNDARETELVLLLTPRIVRNQAIPAGNVVQFDSGTESRITTERDVVGGNQAARLPPPVAPQTSAPPPQQPPQPPAPPEPVGALPPPLPSSRMSPAAAPNGPPRTQP from the coding sequence ATGATCCGGCTGAAAGACGTGGCCGTGTGGCTGCTGCTGCCGCTTCTGAGCTCGTGCGCGGGCGAACTGCATCGTCAGGACCTGCAAAACCGGCTCGCCGGCATGCCGCCCGACGCGCAACTGGACCTGCTCGCGCAGCAGAGCGCGGAGTATCCCGACGATCTCGAAATCAAAAGCTGGTACATGAGCTTGCGACGCCGCCTGTCGGTGGAGTACCTGCAGCGCGCGACGGTCGCATACCGCGCGGGCGACTCCGCGCAGGCGCTCGCGTGGGCGCGCCGCGCGCAAGCCGCCGCGCCCGGCGACGACCAGCCGCGCGAACTGATCGAGTGGATCAACCGGCAAGCCGCCATCGACGGCGCGCTGCAATACGCCGAATCGATCCGGGTGGACCAGCCGCAAGCGGCGCTTGCCATCGCCACGGACACGCTCGCCAGGCAGCCCGAAAACGCCCGCGCCGCGCGTCTGCGCGACGAGCTGCTCACGCCGAAAGCCGCCGATCTCGCGCCCAGACTGAACAAGGACATGGATCAGCCCATCACGGTGCAGTTTCGCGATCAGCCGCTCATCAGCATTTTCGAGCTGATGTCGAACATCACGGGGCTGAATTTCAGTTTCGACCGCGACGTGCAGTCGGGCGCGCCGACCACCATCTACGCCAGCAATACGCCGGTCAAACAAGTGCTGACCATGGTGCTTCAGGCCAATCAGCTTTCGAGCAAGGTCGTGGGCGACAACGCCATCCTCATCTATCCGAAGCGGCCGGACAAGGAAACGGAGTACCGCGATCTCGTCGTTCGCACGTTCTATCTCACGAACTCGTCGGCAGCGCAGGTGCTCGGCGTGCTCAAGCAGATGGTCAAGACGCGCGACGCCGTGCTCGACGAGCGCACCAACGCCATCGTCATGCGCGACGCGCCGGAAACGCTGAAGGTGGCGGAGCGCATCATCCGCGCGCTGGACGTGACGCCCGCCGAAGTCGTCATCGATGCGCAGATTCTCGAAGTGTCGTCGTCCGATCTGCTGCATCTGGGCATTCAATATCCGGACAACATCGTGTTCGGATTGCAGTCCGGCACCGCCGCCGATCAGACCACGCTGCCGCCGAACACGGTCACGCTCCAGCAATTGCGCAACCTCAACAGCAGCGACGTGCTCGTGCGTATCGGGCCGGTAGGCATCGACTTCCTCCAGACGCAGGGCAAGACGCGGACGCTCGCGAACCCGAGCATCCGCGTGAGAAACCGCGAGAAGGCGAAGGTGCTGATCGGCGACCGGCTGCCTGTCGTGACGACCACGCTGTCGAGCAACTTCAGTTCCGAGAGCGTCAACTATCAGGACGTCGGGCTGTCGCTGGAAGTCGCGCCGGTCATCGTCAACAACGACGAAGTGCAGGTGAAGCTGCACATGGAAGTGTCGAACGTGACCGATACGATCACGACATCGACGGGACTCGTCGCGTATCAGATCGGCACGCGCACGGCGGACACCGTGATGAGCGTGCGCAACAACGAAACGCAGATGCTCGCCGGGCTGCTCCAGCGCAACGAGCGCGCAGCCGCGAGCGGCCTGCCGGGGTTGAGCCGCCTTCCGCTGCTCGATCGCATTTTCGGCGACCGCACCAACGACGCCCGCGAAACCGAACTCGTGCTCTTGCTGACGCCGCGCATCGTGCGTAATCAGGCGATCCCCGCGGGAAACGTCGTGCAATTCGATTCGGGCACGGAAAGCCGCATCACCACCGAACGCGACGTGGTCGGCGGAAATCAGGCTGCGCGCCTGCCGCCTCCGGTGGCGCCGCAGACATCCGCGCCGCCGCCTCAGCAGCCGCCGCAGCCGCCCGCGCCGCCAGAGCCGGTCGGCGCGTTGCCGCCGCCGCTGCCGTCGTCACGCATGTCGCCGGCTGCCGCGCCCAATGGGCCGCCGCGCACGCAGCCCTGA
- the gspG gene encoding type II secretion system major pseudopilin GspG: MHRLSLKAACATAAASRARLARRAISWRQRGFTLLELLVVLLIIALLAGYVGPKLFGEVGKARSKTAASQMKGIESALDRYRLDTGHFPGTDAGLAALMTNVGNASGWEGPYMSSAIPNDPWGKPYIYRSPGEGGKDYDLMTYGADGKPGGSGEDADIVNK, from the coding sequence ATGCACCGACTCTCACTCAAAGCCGCATGCGCGACGGCGGCGGCTTCACGCGCGCGGCTCGCCCGCCGCGCAATCAGTTGGCGGCAACGCGGATTCACCTTGCTGGAACTGCTCGTGGTGTTGCTCATCATCGCGCTGCTGGCGGGTTATGTCGGGCCGAAGCTCTTCGGCGAAGTGGGCAAGGCGCGCAGCAAGACGGCCGCCTCGCAGATGAAGGGCATCGAAAGCGCGCTCGATCGATACCGGCTCGACACGGGACACTTTCCGGGCACGGACGCTGGCCTCGCGGCACTCATGACCAACGTGGGCAACGCGAGCGGATGGGAAGGCCCGTACATGAGCAGCGCGATTCCGAACGACCCGTGGGGCAAGCCGTATATCTATCGCTCGCCAGGCGAAGGCGGCAAGGACTACGACCTGATGACCTACGGCGCCGACGGCAAGCCCGGCGGCTCGGGCGAGGACGCGGATATCGTCAACAAATGA